The sequence GCGCGTACTCAGGATCGGGTGTGCTCGTACACCCAGGTCGCGTAGTCGGGGTTGCCGCTCTCCACCCTGGACACCAGGATCTCCGGCACCTCGTACGGGTGGCTGACCCGGATCTGGTCCAGCAACGCGGTGAGCCGATCCGGTGCGGTCTTGAACTGCACCGACCACTCGGTGCTCGTCTCCATCCCGGACCGCCACCAGTAGGTGCTGTCCACCTGACCGCCCACCTGGGCGCAGGCGGCGAGCCTGCCGGCGACGGCCGCAGCCGCCAACACGTCGGCGACCGAACGCGCATCCACCACCGTTGTCACCACGCAGATCTCGTCCACGCCCGCACCCTACGCGGCCAAACGCCGCGGAGCCCGCCTTTCGTTCGCGACTGCGGGGCTCCGCTTCGCTGCACTCCTCGCGCTCACCGGAGCCCGCCTTTCGTTCGCGACTGCGGGGCTCCGCTTCGCTGCACTCCTCGCGCTCACCGGTTAGCGGCGATCCAGGCATCAATCTGCGCCCACCAGTCGAAGAGCCAGTCGATGCGTTCCTGCCGTCCGGTCGGTACGTCCTCCGGCGGCACCGACCAGAACCGCATCACGATCCGCTTGTCCATCGGCAGTTCCCGCCACACGTCGGTGACGGTGAGCAGCCGGTCCAGCCCGGTGTGGGCGACGAAGATGACCCCGGCGTCCGGTGCGGCGTCCAGCGCGGCGAGCATCCCACCGGGTTGCGGGGCGAGCACGTGGCGCATCCGCTCGGCGCGCAGGGCCATTCGTTCCAGGCCGAGGGAGCGCAGCCGGGCGATGGCGCGCAGCCGTCGCCTGGGGGTGAAGTTGCCGCCCTCCGGAAAGAGCACGAAGGCGTCGTTGTCGTCCAGGCCGGTGGCCAGATGCCCGACCTGGCGTACCGTCTCCTCGCCGCGCTCCGGTGTCGGCGCTATGAACCGGTTGGGCAGCCGGTTGAGCAGCACGTCGATTGCCGGATCCCACTGGAGGCTGTCCTTGAGGACGATCCGGGGCTCCCGGTGGAACCAGTTGACCAGCCCGTGGATGAGGATGAACGAGTCGCCAGGCCCCGCGTGCCGGCAGAGCACCAGCTCGGGTCGGCCGGGCAGCGCCGTGTCCGGGTCGGTGCCGACCACGTCGATGCGCAACCGCAGTGTCCAATGTGCCTGCCAGAACAGCACCCGCAGGAACCAGCCGGCCAGCACGTAGTGCGCGCGCTGGAAGGCCGGCGACCGGGTCCGCCAGCCGAAACCGGAGACGACCCAGAGCAGGAAGAGCGCGAGTAGCGCGGCCGCGTCCCAGACCAGGTAGAAGCAGCCGATCCAGAGCAGTCGCAGCGGGCGCAGCCGGCCCGGGACCAGCGGGGACGCAGCGGCGGCGAGCAGCGCCCAGATCGGCAACGTGGTGACCACCAGGAAGGCGACCAGTACGACGGCGGGGGCCAACAGCAGCCGACGCAGCCACCGGGGAGGCAGCGGCATCACCGCTCCTGGTGGGTGGCGAGGTACCGCCGGGAGGCGGTGTACGCGCGGCTGATCCGCCGTCCCACAGCCGCCATGTCCCGGTACGCCCACGGCGTGTCGTCGCGGGGGTTGAGCCCGCCGGTGGGCAGGACGTGCACCTCCACCCCCTCGGGCAGCGCCGCCATCTCCCGGAAGAAGCGGTGCCGGCGGGAGATCTCGAACGCGACCTGCGCGATCTCCCACGGCCGACGGGGCGGGGTCAGCTCCCGTTCGATTCGACCCACCTGGAGGACGTAGATCCGGCGGGCGCCGACGGCCACCGCCTCACCGATCGGGATGGAGTTGACGATCCCGCCGTCCACGTAGTGCGCGCCGTCGATCTGCATCGGCGGAAGCAGGCCCGGCACGGAGGCCGACGCCATCACCGCCGGCACCACCGGACCGCTGTCGAACCAGTGCTCGGCGGCCCGCTCGATGTGGGCGGCGCAGCACCGGAACGGCACCCGCAGATCGGCGAAGGTGGTGTCCACCCCCAGCTCGGTCTCCAACAGGCGGCGCAGCGGCCGGGGTGAGTGCAGGTGGGTGCGGGCGGCGAAGCGGCGCAACTGCCGGGCCACCGAGTCGCCGTACACCTCGCTCGCCTCCGGTGAGGCCCAGAGCCGGACCAGCCGGTCGGTCACGGCCTCCGACGGGTCGGCGGCGACCAGCGCGCCGTTCACCGCGCCGATCGAGGTGCCGAGCACCATGTCGGGTTGGATGCCGGCGCGGAACAGCGCGCGCAACATGCCGACCTCGACCGCGCCGAGCACTCCCCCGCCGCCGAGCACGAACGCCACCGGTCCCCCCGCCATGTCTCTCATCCTGGCACGGGCCCGCCGCCGACCGATGGGCTGCCGTCGCCCGGCGGTCAGCGCACGGCAGGCACCGTCCGCCGACGGCCGGTGGCGGCGGCGTTGACAGGCCGGACGCATTCGCGCAACCTGATACGGCTCCCACCCCTGAGGCAGGTGCGATCCGTGAAGGCAGCGCTGCATCCGGGCCGATTGCTGGCTCGCAGATACCGACTTCTGGACCAGATCGGCGCCGGTGGCATGTCGGTCATCTGGCGTGCCCGGGACGAGGTGCTGGACCGGGTGGTCGCGCTCAAGGTGCTCGCCCCGTCCCTCGCCGCCGACGCGCGGTTCCGGGGCATGGTGCGCGAGGAGGCACGGGCTGCCGCCCAGCTGGTGCACCCGCACCTGACGTCCGTGCACGACTACGGCGAGACGGTCGACCCGGACGGCTCGATCACCTCTTTCGTGGTGATGGAGCTGCTCAGCGGCGAGGAGTTGAAGCTTCGGCTCACCGAGGGGCCGTTGCCGTGGACCGAGGCGGTCCAGGTGGGCGCGCAGGTCGCGGACGCGCTGGCCGCCGCGCACCGGCTCGGCATCGTGCACCGGGACATCACCCCGGCCAACGTGATGATGACCGGGACGGGCGTCAAGGTGCTCGACTTCGGCATCGCCACCCGGATCGGCGCGCCCGACGAGGACGAGGACGGCGAGACCTTCGGCACCCCGGCGTACGTGGCCCCGGAACGTCTCGACGGCGCGCCGGCCCAACCGTCCACCGACGTCTACTCGCTCGGCGTGCTGTTGCACGAGGCGCTCACCGGCCGGGTTCCGTATCCGGCGGACACCTGGGAGCAGCTCAGCGCCGCGCTGGCCAGTGGCCCGCCGCCGACGCTGGCCGACCTACCGGACCTGCCCGCGCCGGTGGCCCAGATCTGCCTGCGCAGCCTCGCCCGGAACCCGGCCGATCGGCCGACCGCCCGGCAGGTCGCCACCGCGCTGCGCGACCACTCGCTGCCCGCCGAGCCCCCGACCGCGACCATCCGGGTGCCCACCCAGCCGATGCCACCGCAGTCGCCGGCCGTGGCGACGGCCAGCGTCCCGGCAGCGGCGCGACCGGATGCGGACACCTCGGACGGCGGGGCCTCCTCCGGCGCGGGCGGACCGGCGGCCGGGTCGGGCTGGTCGCGGCGGCGGCTGGTGCTGCTGCTGGTGCTGGCCGTCGGGGTGACCCTGGCCGGGGTGGCCCTGCTGCCCGAACAGCAGCCGACCCGCCGGGCACAGCCCTCCGCCGGGCCGGTGACGACCCCGTCGACCGGGCCGCCGGCCCCCGAGTCGTCCGCGCCCATCACGTCGGCGCCGCCGACCGCGGCGCCGCCGACGAAGCCGACCACCGGCGCGCCCACCTCGAACCCGGGCACCCTGACCGAGGTCGCGAACCGGGTCGACGGGTTGATCGGCGCCGGCCTGGGCGCCGGGGAGATCCGCGACGACGTGGCCCTCGACCTGCGCAACGAGCTGCGCAACCTGACAGTGGCGGTCAGTTCCGGCCGCGAAGAGCTGGCGCCGCCGGTGGCCCGGCTGCGCGCCAAGGTCACCGTCCGCCTCGGTGAGGGCGGCATCAGCCCGGCGTACGCCTCCCGGCTCGACGCCGCCATCGCCGAACTGGGCGCGACCGGGGCCTGACCCGGCGACCCGGCTGGGTCAGCGCACCGGCACCCGGGCCGGTTCGTTGACGTCGTGCCGGCCGACGGCGAAGCGCCGATAGACCTCCGCGTAGCCGCGCGCCATCCGCTCGACCGAGAAGTTCTGCGCGACGTGCGCCACGCAGTCCTCCGGGTCGAGTCGCTCCGCCGCGAGCAACGCGGCCGGTAGCTCCTCGGACCGCTCGACGACCAGCCCGGTCCGCCCCGGCTGCACCAACTCGGGCACCGCACCCCGGTTGAGCGCGACCACCGGCGTGCCGGTCGCCATCGCCTCCAGCATCACCATGCCGAACGGCTCGTCCCACTGGATCGGCATGATCAGGCAGCGGGCGTCGACAAGCATCCGCAGCGTCGTCGCGCGGTCCGCGTTGAGCACGACTGTCACGTCGTCGTCGATCATCGGCGCGACGACCTGCTCGTAGTAGCGGCGCTCGGCCGGCTCGTTGCACTTGCCGGCCAGCAGCAGCGGCAGCCCGGCCGCCCGGCACGCCCGGATGGCGGTGTCCGGGCCCTTGTCCGGGCTGAACCGGGCCAGCCACAGCACCGGCCCCGCACCGGGCGTGTGCTTGCGCGGGAAGCCCCGGATGTCCAGCGCGTTGTGCACGGTGCCGGCCCAGGGCAGGTTCGGGTTCAGCCGACGCTGGGCGTGCGAGATGGCCACCAGAGCGACGCCTCCGTCGATGTCGCTCAGCACGTCGCCGTACTCCCCGACGGGGTTCCCGTGCACTGTCGCGACCGTCGGCACGGCCCGGCGGCCGGCGACCAGCGGACCGATCGTGGTGTGGTCGTGGATCACGTCGAAGTCGGCCACGCTGATCAGCCGATTCACCCGGGCCAGGTGAGCCAGTTCGGGCAGTGACTCACCGAGCCGCTCGTACTGGACCTCGGCGACGGTGGAGACGAAGCCGTCGGCCGCGGTGCCGTGGTCACCGCCGGCGCCGAACAGGGTCACCGCGTGTCCCTGCTCGCAGAGCGCGTCCACCAGGGCCGCGACGACCTGCTCAAGGCCGCCGTAACCGGGCGGCGGAACGGACAACCACGGCGGAACCACCATTGCGATGCGCAGCGACCGCTCGTCGGACCGGCCTGCGGGCGGGTGGTTCACGGCCACGAGTCCTCCCCGTTGATCCCCGGTGCGGCGGCACCGCCGGTCGGCGGCGGTTTCCCGGTGACGTCGCGGGTAAACGGGACACGCCGGACGCTCACCCGCCCACCAGGAGCTGGTCGTGCACGACCCGCACCCCGGGCGCGGACCACGCCACCCGCTCGACCTGGTCGCGTTCCCACCAGGACCGGACCACCCCGGCGAGGACCAGCGTGTCGCCGTCCACCTCGACGGTCACCCGCTCGCCGCCGAGCGTGCGCGACAGCGCCCGTTGGACGTCCCGCCGCAGGCGTTCGGCGACCGGTGGCGACGCAGGTCGTACCTCGATCAGGTTGGTGATCCCCCGGACGCCGTCGAGCCGGCGCGCCTCGCCCTCGGCGGCCCGCCGCTGCCAGCCGAACTCGACCTCACCGCGCAGCATCAGCCAGCCGTTGGCCACTGTCACGTCCAGCCGTTCGGCCGGCACGAAGCTGTCCCACTCCAACGCCCGCATGGCGGCGATGGCGACCTCGGCGTCGGTACGCCCCGGAGTGCCGGGCAGCCGCACCTCCATCTCGTCTGCCACCGCCCGTACGCCACGGACCCGCTGGGCGCACCGGGTCGCGGCCCAACCGCGAGCGGCACCGTCCACGAATCCGGTCAGGGTGACCACGCCCTGGTCGACGGTCACCCCGATCTCGTTCGGTTGCAGCCGGGCGTCCCAGGCCAGCTCGGCCAGGACGTCGCGTTGGATGCGCTGGTCGTCGCGGACATCCACCACCTCGGTCATGGCACCCCACCCCCGATTCCGGTCGTCGCCCACCGAACCTGCCGGGCGGACGGGTGACGGCGGTTCACCCGATCCGGGTGAACCGCCGTCCGGGCGGAAAAAAGCGGCGGGTGACGGAGCCGACCCCCTCGGCCCCGCCACCCGCCGCCGGAGGGAGGAAGCAGGTTCTGTCAGACAGCTGGTCAGGACGTCTCGGCGAGCGTCACGGTCGCCGACTTCTCGACACCGTTGCGCTTGAACTGCACCTCGACCCGGTCGCCGACCTTGCCGGCCTGCACCGCGCCGACCAGGTCGTCCGAGTCGTTGACCGGCTTGTCGCCGAAGCGGGTGACGACGTCGCCACGCTGGAGGCCGGCCTTCTCGGCCGGGCTGCCCGGGGTGATCGACGCGACCAGCGCGCCACCACCCTCGGCCTGGTTGACGCCGACCCCGAGCGACGGGTGGCTGACCTTCTCGCCACGCTGGAGCTTGCCCGCGACGTCCTTGGCCTTGTTGCTGGGGATGGCGAACCCGACACCGATGTTGCCGGTGCTCTGCCCGGAGGTCGCGATGGCGGTGTTGACACCGATCACCTCGCCCCGGGTGTTGACCAACGCGCCGCCGGAGTTGCCGGGGTTGATCGGCGCGTCCGTCTGGAGCAGGCCGGAGATCGAGCTGACCGGCTGGCTCTGCTGGGTCGGGTCCTGCTGCTGCCCCTCGCCGGCCCGGATGGTGCGGTCCCGGGCGCTGAGGATGCCCGAGGTCACCGAACCCTGCAGGCCGAGCGGGCTACCCAGGGCGAGCACCTGGTCGCCGACCTGCATGGCGTCGCTGTCGCCGAACTTGGCGGGCTTGAGGTCGCTCACCCCGTTGGCCTTCACCACCGCCAGGTCCGTCTTCGGGTCGGTGCCAATGATCTTCGCGTCGGCGGTCTTGCCGTCGGCGAAGACCACCCGTACCGCGTCGCCGGCGGCGGACGCGACCACGTGGTTGTTGGTCAGCACGTACCCGTCGGCGCTGAGCACCACCCCGGAGCCCTCACCGCTGTCGGTGGTGATCGACACGACGCTGTCCTGCACCGACGCGGCGATCTTCGGCAGGTCGGCGCCATTGATCACGGGAGCCGCGGAGTAGGTGCGGGTGATACCGCCACTGTCTCCGTCGAGGGCGAGCGCGAGCGCCCCGCCGGCCACACCGGAACCGAGCATCAGGGCGAAGACCGCGACGCCGGCGCCGGCGAACTTGGCGATCCGACCCGGCCGGGGGCCGCTGCCGGGCGGCGCGACCTGCGGGCCCCACGGCGGGACCGGCTGGCCCGGGTGCTGCGGGTGCTGTCCAGGGTGCTGCGGGTGCTGGGCGTGCTGCCCGGGGTGCTGCTGGTGCTGGGCGTACGCCATGCCCGGCTGCCCCCCGCCGGCCCAGCCGGACTGCTGGCCCTGGTACCAGGGGGCACCGGGGTAGTGGCCGGCGGCCGGCTGCGGGTAGCCGGGCTGGCCGGGCGCCGGGTGACCGGAGACCGGGTACGGCGGCGCGGACGCGGCGGCGGCCGGGCGCTCGTAGCCGGTCGACGGCTCGTACCCGGTCGGCTGGGCGGCGGCCGGCGGGCCGGCGGGCGCGGAGGAGCCGGCGTACCCGGCGGGCGATGCGGCCGGGGTGGCGGCGGTGGTCTCCGCGTCACGGGCGGTGGAGACGACCGTCGGGTCACCGTCGGTCGAGACGACCGGTACTGGAGTGGTCGGGGAGTCGGACTGCACGCGCTCGTCGCGCGGCAGCTCGGCGGTGGGGTGCGACGGCTCGGCGTCGGTGGGGGCCGGCCGGCGCTGCGGGTCGGACTCGAACTCGGTCATGGCACTACCTTCTCCCGCAGCACTGCAATCAACCTGGAACCGTCCTGGAAGTTGGCTGAAAGTCACTCGCCCGCTCTGTCGACCTGCGGCAGCAGCGGCAGCCGGACCCGGAAGGTGGCCCCGCCGCCGGGCGTCTCGGCCACCTCGACCGAGCCGTGGTGGGCAGCGACCAGCGCCGCCACGATGGCCAGGCCGAGGCCGGTGCCCGTGTTGCCGTCGGCCCGCCGGGTACGGGCCGCGTCGGCCCGGTAGAACCGCTCGAAGACCCGTTCCGCCTGCTCGGCCGAGAGGCCGGGGCCGGTGTCGGCCACCTCCACGACGGCGAAACCACCAGGTTCGGCGCGAAGCTGTACCCGGATCTCGGCCTCCGGTGGCGTGTGGGTGAGCGCGTTGGTGACCAGGTTGCCGATCACCTGACGCAGCCGCGCGTCGTCGGCGGAGACGACGAGCGGGCCCGATTCGGGCGCGATGTCCAGCTCGATCCGCCGGTCCGGTGCGATCGCCCGCGCGGCCTGCACCGCGTCGGAGGCGAGCACCGGCAGCTCCACCGGGGTCAGCGAGAGCGGTCGTTCCATGTCCAGCCGGGCGAGCAGCAGCAGGTCTTCCACCAGCAGCCCCATCCGGGCCGCCTCGTCCTCGATCCGGCGAAGCAGGCCGGCGGTCTGCTCCGGCGCACGGGCGGCACCCTGCCGGTACAGCTCGGCGAAGCCGCGAATGGTGGTCAGCGGAGTCCGCAACTCGTGCGAGGCGTCCGCGACGAACCGCCGCATCCGCTCCTCGGAGCGGATGGCCCGCGCCTCGGACGCCTGAGCGGCGGCGGCGGCATCCCGGGCGGCACTCTCCGCCCAGCGCGCCGAGGTCTCCGAGGCGGCGCGGGCGGTGAAGGCCGCCTCGATCTGGGTGAGCATCGCGTTCAGCGCACGGGAGAGCCGCCCGAGTTCGGAGGTGGGATGCTCCTGCCCCTCTTCCGGGTCGGGCACGCGGCGGGTCAGGTCACCGCCGGCGATCGCGGCGGCGGTCTGTTCGATCTCGACGAGGGGCTTGAGGCTGGTCCGGACGACCGCCGCGCCGACCGAGGCCAGCATGATCAGCACCGCACCGCCGACCAGCAGGTCGATCCACGCCAGTCGCTTGACGGCGAGGTCGACATCCGTCAGGTGCTGGCCGATCGCGGCCATCTGGCCGCTGGGCAGCTCGGTGTAGAGCATCCGCCAGCGCACGGAGCTGTCCCGGGCCCGGACGGTGAACGGAGCACCATTGCGGGCCTGTTCCTCCGCCCGGAAACCGCTCGCGTCGTTCGGCCACGGTGGCAGATCGTTCATCCGGAAGTTGGTGGTGTCGAACACCGGGATCTGCGCCTTGCCGGTTACCACGTCGGTCAGCACGATCACGTAGTCGGTCGGCAGCAGGACGCCGTTCGACGACGGCGTGATGGACTGGATCCGTTTGGCGGAGGCGCGCAACTCCTGGTCGATCTGGTCGACCAGGTAGTTGTGCAGGAAGTACGCGGTCGAGACGCTGATCACCAGGAGCGCGACGGCAACAAGCGCCAGCACCGAGGTGACCAGCTTCACCCGCAGCGGAACGCCCCGCACCCGTCCCTTCGCCTGCTGGACCGCGTTCACGCCGCCGGCTTGCGCAGCACGTACCCCACGCCGCGGAGAGTGTGGATCAGCCGGGGTTGGGTGGTGTCGACCTTGCGCCGCAGGTACGAGATGTAGGACTCGACGATGTTGTCGTCGCCCCGGAAGTCGTAGTTCCAGACGTGGTCGAGGATCTGCGCCTTGGAGAGCACCCGGTTGGCGTTGAGCATCAGGTACCGCAGCAGCTTGAACTCGGTCGGCGAGAGCTGCACCCGCTGGCCGGCCCGGTGCACCTCGTGGGTTTCCTCGTCCAACTCCAGATCGGCGAAGGTGAGCCGGGACGGGGCCTGCTCGCCGGTAGTGGTGCGGCGCAGCACAGCGCGGATCCGGGCGGTCAGCTCCTCCAGGCTGAACGGCTTCGTGACGTAGTCGTCGCCGCCCAGGGTCAGCCCACGGATCTTGTCGTCGGTGGCGTCCCGGGCGGTCAGGAACACCACCGGGGTACGCGTGCCGCCCTCGCGGAGCATCCGGATGACCTCGAAGCCGTCGAGGTCGGGGAGCATCACGTCGAGCACCACCAGGTCGGGCCGGTGGTCCTTGGCGGCGTTGAGCGCGGCGCTCCCACTTGTCGCTGTGGCCACGTCGAAGCCCGCGAACCGCAGGCTCGCGGAGAGCAGTTCGAGGATGTTGGGGTCGTCCTCGACGACGAGCAGTCGCGCCTCGGTCTGGGTAGCGGGCATGCGCCCATCATCGGTGACATCACTGCGCCAGCGCTGGACGCTTCCTGCAAAAAGGCTGTGAGTCGCCGGCGGTCGGCGACATCGGTCAGCGCAGCAGGCGACGCAGCCCGTCGAGGGCGCCGTCGAGCAGCCGGATCGCGGTGCGCAGCTGGGTGTCGCTGAACTGTCGGGCGCGCATCAGCCGGCCCACCTCGGCGGTGAACGCGGCCAGCCGCTGGTCCAGCTCGTCGAGCAGCTCGGCCTGCGGCCCTCCGGTCGACGCCGGCCGGGGCGGCGGCGCGGGCGCCTCCCAGCGGGCCCGCCGGGTCTGCCGGGTGGCCTCGCTCAGCTCCCGCTTGAGGTCGCGTGCCGATCCGCGTACCTCACTGCGGATCTCGCCGGCCAGGCTGGAGAGGTCCGCGACGGAGGCCGCGATGTCCGTTTCCAGCGCTGTCAACTCGCCGGCCCGCTGGCGCAGCTCCTCGCGGCCGGCGTCGGTGATGTCGTACGTCTTGCGCCCACCGGCCGCTGTGTGGCTGACCAGACCCTCGACCTCCAGCCGTTGCAGGCGGGGGTAGATGGTGCCGGCGCTGGGCGCGTACAGCCCGAGGAACCGGTCCTCCAGCAGGCGGATCAGCTCGTAGCCGTGCTTCGGGCCGTCGTCGAGGAGCTTGAGCAGGTAGAGCCGGAGCCGCCCGTGGCTGAACACGGCGGTCACGGCAGCTCCTCCCCATCGTCGTCGACGGCTCGGGCGAGCAGGGCGATGCTCCCCGAGGTCGCGGAAGCCCAGAGCTTACCTTCGCCGGCGCCGAGCACCCCCTCGCTGCTGGGCAGTGGGA comes from Micromonospora vinacea and encodes:
- the cutA gene encoding divalent-cation tolerance protein CutA — translated: MDEICVVTTVVDARSVADVLAAAAVAGRLAACAQVGGQVDSTYWWRSGMETSTEWSVQFKTAPDRLTALLDQIRVSHPYEVPEILVSRVESGNPDYATWVYEHTRS
- a CDS encoding 1-acyl-sn-glycerol-3-phosphate acyltransferase codes for the protein MPLPPRWLRRLLLAPAVVLVAFLVVTTLPIWALLAAAASPLVPGRLRPLRLLWIGCFYLVWDAAALLALFLLWVVSGFGWRTRSPAFQRAHYVLAGWFLRVLFWQAHWTLRLRIDVVGTDPDTALPGRPELVLCRHAGPGDSFILIHGLVNWFHREPRIVLKDSLQWDPAIDVLLNRLPNRFIAPTPERGEETVRQVGHLATGLDDNDAFVLFPEGGNFTPRRRLRAIARLRSLGLERMALRAERMRHVLAPQPGGMLAALDAAPDAGVIFVAHTGLDRLLTVTDVWRELPMDKRIVMRFWSVPPEDVPTGRQERIDWLFDWWAQIDAWIAANR
- a CDS encoding patatin-like phospholipase family protein, whose protein sequence is MAGGPVAFVLGGGGVLGAVEVGMLRALFRAGIQPDMVLGTSIGAVNGALVAADPSEAVTDRLVRLWASPEASEVYGDSVARQLRRFAARTHLHSPRPLRRLLETELGVDTTFADLRVPFRCCAAHIERAAEHWFDSGPVVPAVMASASVPGLLPPMQIDGAHYVDGGIVNSIPIGEAVAVGARRIYVLQVGRIERELTPPRRPWEIAQVAFEISRRHRFFREMAALPEGVEVHVLPTGGLNPRDDTPWAYRDMAAVGRRISRAYTASRRYLATHQER
- a CDS encoding serine/threonine-protein kinase, whose product is MKAALHPGRLLARRYRLLDQIGAGGMSVIWRARDEVLDRVVALKVLAPSLAADARFRGMVREEARAAAQLVHPHLTSVHDYGETVDPDGSITSFVVMELLSGEELKLRLTEGPLPWTEAVQVGAQVADALAAAHRLGIVHRDITPANVMMTGTGVKVLDFGIATRIGAPDEDEDGETFGTPAYVAPERLDGAPAQPSTDVYSLGVLLHEALTGRVPYPADTWEQLSAALASGPPPTLADLPDLPAPVAQICLRSLARNPADRPTARQVATALRDHSLPAEPPTATIRVPTQPMPPQSPAVATASVPAAARPDADTSDGGASSGAGGPAAGSGWSRRRLVLLLVLAVGVTLAGVALLPEQQPTRRAQPSAGPVTTPSTGPPAPESSAPITSAPPTAAPPTKPTTGAPTSNPGTLTEVANRVDGLIGAGLGAGEIRDDVALDLRNELRNLTVAVSSGREELAPPVARLRAKVTVRLGEGGISPAYASRLDAAIAELGATGA
- a CDS encoding glycosyltransferase family 4 protein — encoded protein: MVVPPWLSVPPPGYGGLEQVVAALVDALCEQGHAVTLFGAGGDHGTAADGFVSTVAEVQYERLGESLPELAHLARVNRLISVADFDVIHDHTTIGPLVAGRRAVPTVATVHGNPVGEYGDVLSDIDGGVALVAISHAQRRLNPNLPWAGTVHNALDIRGFPRKHTPGAGPVLWLARFSPDKGPDTAIRACRAAGLPLLLAGKCNEPAERRYYEQVVAPMIDDDVTVVLNADRATTLRMLVDARCLIMPIQWDEPFGMVMLEAMATGTPVVALNRGAVPELVQPGRTGLVVERSEELPAALLAAERLDPEDCVAHVAQNFSVERMARGYAEVYRRFAVGRHDVNEPARVPVR
- a CDS encoding BON domain-containing protein, coding for MTEVVDVRDDQRIQRDVLAELAWDARLQPNEIGVTVDQGVVTLTGFVDGAARGWAATRCAQRVRGVRAVADEMEVRLPGTPGRTDAEVAIAAMRALEWDSFVPAERLDVTVANGWLMLRGEVEFGWQRRAAEGEARRLDGVRGITNLIEVRPASPPVAERLRRDVQRALSRTLGGERVTVEVDGDTLVLAGVVRSWWERDQVERVAWSAPGVRVVHDQLLVGG
- a CDS encoding trypsin-like peptidase domain-containing protein produces the protein MTEFESDPQRRPAPTDAEPSHPTAELPRDERVQSDSPTTPVPVVSTDGDPTVVSTARDAETTAATPAASPAGYAGSSAPAGPPAAAQPTGYEPSTGYERPAAAASAPPYPVSGHPAPGQPGYPQPAAGHYPGAPWYQGQQSGWAGGGQPGMAYAQHQQHPGQHAQHPQHPGQHPQHPGQPVPPWGPQVAPPGSGPRPGRIAKFAGAGVAVFALMLGSGVAGGALALALDGDSGGITRTYSAAPVINGADLPKIAASVQDSVVSITTDSGEGSGVVLSADGYVLTNNHVVASAAGDAVRVVFADGKTADAKIIGTDPKTDLAVVKANGVSDLKPAKFGDSDAMQVGDQVLALGSPLGLQGSVTSGILSARDRTIRAGEGQQQDPTQQSQPVSSISGLLQTDAPINPGNSGGALVNTRGEVIGVNTAIATSGQSTGNIGVGFAIPSNKAKDVAGKLQRGEKVSHPSLGVGVNQAEGGGALVASITPGSPAEKAGLQRGDVVTRFGDKPVNDSDDLVGAVQAGKVGDRVEVQFKRNGVEKSATVTLAETS
- a CDS encoding sensor histidine kinase, which encodes MNAVQQAKGRVRGVPLRVKLVTSVLALVAVALLVISVSTAYFLHNYLVDQIDQELRASAKRIQSITPSSNGVLLPTDYVIVLTDVVTGKAQIPVFDTTNFRMNDLPPWPNDASGFRAEEQARNGAPFTVRARDSSVRWRMLYTELPSGQMAAIGQHLTDVDLAVKRLAWIDLLVGGAVLIMLASVGAAVVRTSLKPLVEIEQTAAAIAGGDLTRRVPDPEEGQEHPTSELGRLSRALNAMLTQIEAAFTARAASETSARWAESAARDAAAAAQASEARAIRSEERMRRFVADASHELRTPLTTIRGFAELYRQGAARAPEQTAGLLRRIEDEAARMGLLVEDLLLLARLDMERPLSLTPVELPVLASDAVQAARAIAPDRRIELDIAPESGPLVVSADDARLRQVIGNLVTNALTHTPPEAEIRVQLRAEPGGFAVVEVADTGPGLSAEQAERVFERFYRADAARTRRADGNTGTGLGLAIVAALVAAHHGSVEVAETPGGGATFRVRLPLLPQVDRAGE
- a CDS encoding response regulator transcription factor, which encodes MPATQTEARLLVVEDDPNILELLSASLRFAGFDVATATSGSAALNAAKDHRPDLVVLDVMLPDLDGFEVIRMLREGGTRTPVVFLTARDATDDKIRGLTLGGDDYVTKPFSLEELTARIRAVLRRTTTGEQAPSRLTFADLELDEETHEVHRAGQRVQLSPTEFKLLRYLMLNANRVLSKAQILDHVWNYDFRGDDNIVESYISYLRRKVDTTQPRLIHTLRGVGYVLRKPAA
- a CDS encoding PadR family transcriptional regulator → MTAVFSHGRLRLYLLKLLDDGPKHGYELIRLLEDRFLGLYAPSAGTIYPRLQRLEVEGLVSHTAAGGRKTYDITDAGREELRQRAGELTALETDIAASVADLSSLAGEIRSEVRGSARDLKRELSEATRQTRRARWEAPAPPPRPASTGGPQAELLDELDQRLAAFTAEVGRLMRARQFSDTQLRTAIRLLDGALDGLRRLLR